From a region of the Salvelinus alpinus chromosome 2, SLU_Salpinus.1, whole genome shotgun sequence genome:
- the rab3da gene encoding RAB3D, member RAS oncogene family, a gives MALASDPGAGQQQTQAQKDAADQNFDYMFKLLIIGNSSVGKTSLLFRYADDSFTSAFVSTVGIDFKVKTVYRNEKRVKLQIWDTAGQERYRTITTAYYRGAMGFLLMYDITNQDSFYAVQDWATQIKTYSWDNAQVILVGNKADLEDDRLVPAEDGQRLADELGFQFFEASAKDNINVKQVFERLVDVICEKMSESVNGEPSPLANHKGPSLQDTPPDKGGCSC, from the exons ATGGCGCTGGCGAGCGACCCCGGTGCCGGCCAGCAGCAGACCCAGGCCCAGAAGGATGCCGCGGACCAGAACTTTGACTACATGTTCAAGCTGCTGATCATCGGCAACAGCAGCGTGGGGAAGACCAGCTTACTCTTCCGCTACGCTGATGACTCCTTTACCTCTGCCTTCGTCTCCACCGTGGGCATCGACTTCAAGGTTAAGACGGTCTACCGCAACGAGAAGAGGGTCAAGCTACAGATCTGG GACACGGCGGGCCAGGAGCGTTACAGGACCATCACCACAGCCTACTACAGAGGAGCCATGGGCTTCCTGCTCAtgtatgacatcaccaaccaggACTCCTTCTACGCTGTGCAGGACTG GGCGACCCAGATCAAGACGTACTCATGGGACAACGCCCAGGTGATCCTGGTGGGGAACAAGGCTGACCTGGAGGACGACAGGCTGGTACCAGCGGAGGACGGTCAGAGACTGGCTGACGAACTGG ggTTCCAGTTCTTCGAGGCCAGTGCCAAAGACAACATCAACGTGAAGCAGGTGTTCGAGCGTCTCGTCGACGTCATCTGCGAGAAGATGAGCGAGAGCGTGAATGGGGAGCCCAGCCCATTGGCCAATCACAAGGGCCCCAGCCTACAGGACACGCCCCCAGACAAGGGTGGCTGCTCCTGCTGA